A genomic segment from Polyangium mundeleinium encodes:
- a CDS encoding DEAD/DEAH box helicase, whose translation MPLPPWKQPVGVDAVIEGWLASGYVRPCLTADRALPASEGDYREIPADLPDALRRALASRGITRLYAHQAEALVAARERKHVVVATPTASGKSMCFHLPVLSALMADPDASAIYLYPTKALSRDQEAGVQKLIRDAGLTIPAIVYDGDTPGDARRAARERSPIVMTNPDMLHAGILPHHAHWARTFQRLKYVVLDELHTYRGVFGSHVAHVLARVRRVAQFHGSDPIFLCATATIGNPGEHASRLLGVPEDRIRVVGASGAPRGARRLFVYNPPVVNAELGVRASTLKASVRLAVDLIRARVPTIVFGQSRNSVEIMLKYLRDRVGDEVGPDAIMAYRGGYLPETRRRVEHGLREGEILCVVATNALELGIDIGELDAVVCAGYPGSIAATWQRFGRAGRRGGTSIAVMVANSNALDQYLATNPEYLLRGEIEQARIDPDNTEILIQHLKCAAFEMPFLRGEDYRGMDPENTEAALRFLAGHGVVHESEDRFHWSTDAYPANHVSLRTVGWDNFVIIDRAQGKVLAELDFRSTHTMLHEQAIYQHDGEQYQVEKLDYENHKAFVTKVEPDYFTTAMTKRKVAVIEESARAPLGRAMSGWGEVSVVEKIVGYKKIKFHTHENTGYGDVRLPDMQMHTTSFWLTVPEEVCMELGLGRAAAIEGMRGIAVALETVSTLALMCDPRDLGQTLGDGGDDENQPPQASGGPHAGFDPTIFLFDNVPGGVGLAERICESAHELVARTRQLVSRCTCQAGCPMCVGATSGDGIRKKAALGLLASIFH comes from the coding sequence ATGCCGCTGCCGCCGTGGAAGCAGCCCGTGGGCGTCGATGCCGTGATCGAAGGCTGGCTCGCCTCCGGGTACGTGCGCCCTTGCCTGACCGCCGATCGGGCCCTGCCCGCGTCCGAAGGCGACTACCGCGAGATCCCCGCCGATCTGCCCGACGCGTTGCGCCGCGCCCTCGCGTCCCGCGGGATCACGCGGCTCTACGCGCACCAGGCCGAGGCGCTCGTGGCCGCGCGGGAGCGCAAGCACGTGGTGGTCGCGACGCCGACCGCGAGCGGCAAGAGCATGTGCTTCCACCTGCCCGTGCTCTCGGCGCTCATGGCCGATCCCGACGCGAGCGCGATCTACCTCTACCCGACGAAGGCGCTCTCCCGGGACCAGGAAGCCGGGGTGCAGAAGCTCATCCGCGACGCGGGGCTCACCATCCCGGCCATCGTCTACGACGGGGACACGCCCGGCGACGCGCGGCGCGCGGCCCGTGAGCGGAGCCCGATCGTCATGACGAACCCCGACATGCTGCACGCGGGGATCCTGCCGCATCACGCGCACTGGGCGCGGACGTTCCAGCGGCTCAAGTACGTGGTGCTCGACGAGCTGCATACGTACCGCGGGGTCTTCGGATCGCACGTGGCGCACGTGCTCGCGCGCGTGCGGCGTGTGGCGCAGTTCCACGGGTCGGATCCGATCTTCCTGTGCGCGACGGCGACGATCGGGAACCCGGGCGAGCACGCGTCGCGGCTGCTCGGGGTGCCGGAGGATCGGATCCGCGTGGTCGGCGCATCGGGCGCGCCGCGGGGGGCGCGGCGGCTCTTCGTCTACAACCCGCCCGTCGTGAACGCCGAGCTCGGCGTGCGCGCGAGCACGCTGAAGGCGTCGGTGCGCCTCGCGGTGGATCTCATCCGGGCGCGCGTGCCGACGATCGTGTTCGGGCAGTCGCGGAACTCCGTGGAGATCATGCTGAAGTACCTACGTGATCGCGTGGGCGACGAGGTCGGGCCTGACGCGATCATGGCGTACCGCGGCGGTTATCTGCCGGAGACACGGCGGCGTGTGGAGCACGGCTTACGAGAGGGAGAAATCCTCTGCGTCGTGGCCACAAATGCGCTGGAGCTCGGGATCGACATCGGCGAGCTCGACGCGGTCGTCTGCGCGGGTTATCCGGGCAGCATCGCGGCGACGTGGCAGCGCTTCGGCCGCGCAGGGAGGCGCGGCGGCACGAGCATCGCGGTGATGGTCGCGAACTCGAACGCGCTCGATCAGTACCTCGCGACGAACCCCGAGTACCTCCTGCGGGGCGAGATCGAGCAGGCGCGGATCGATCCGGACAACACCGAGATCCTGATCCAGCACCTCAAGTGCGCGGCGTTCGAGATGCCGTTTTTGCGCGGCGAGGACTACCGCGGCATGGATCCCGAGAACACCGAGGCAGCGCTGCGTTTCCTCGCCGGGCACGGCGTGGTGCACGAGTCCGAGGATCGGTTCCACTGGTCGACGGACGCGTACCCGGCGAACCACGTGAGCCTACGGACCGTGGGCTGGGACAACTTCGTCATCATCGATCGTGCCCAGGGCAAGGTCCTCGCCGAGCTCGACTTCCGCTCGACGCACACGATGTTGCATGAGCAGGCGATCTACCAGCACGACGGCGAGCAGTACCAAGTGGAGAAGCTCGACTACGAGAACCACAAGGCGTTCGTCACGAAGGTCGAGCCCGACTACTTCACGACCGCGATGACGAAACGAAAGGTGGCCGTCATCGAGGAGAGCGCGCGCGCGCCGCTTGGCCGGGCGATGTCTGGCTGGGGCGAGGTGAGCGTCGTGGAGAAGATCGTCGGGTACAAGAAGATCAAGTTCCACACGCACGAGAACACGGGCTACGGCGACGTGCGGCTGCCGGACATGCAGATGCACACGACGAGCTTCTGGCTGACGGTGCCGGAGGAGGTGTGCATGGAGCTCGGGCTCGGGCGCGCCGCCGCGATCGAGGGGATGCGCGGGATCGCGGTCGCGCTGGAGACGGTCTCGACGCTCGCGCTGATGTGCGATCCGCGGGACCTCGGGCAGACGCTCGGCGACGGCGGCGACGACGAGAACCAGCCGCCGCAAGCGTCGGGCGGCCCGCACGCCGGGTTCGATCCGACGATCTTCCTCTTCGACAACGTGCCCGGCGGCGTGGGTTTGGCGGAGCGGATCTGCGAGTCGGCGCACGAGCTCGTGGCGCGGACACGGCAGCTCGTCTCACGGTGCACGTGCCAGGCCGGGTGCCCGATGTGCGTAGGCGCGACGAGCGGAGACGGGATCCGGAAGAAGGCGGCGCTGGGGCTGCTCGCCTCGATCTTTCACTGA
- the lspA gene encoding signal peptidase II, with protein MTGQDAEEKRAEAPPDDTYRPSMLFLAVITVVSAAADLASKGWAKAALSGADKGRPKSIEVIKDHFDFIYTLNPGGAWSFLRSLPENLRRPFFLFVSSAAVVFIVSVYRRIHRDQWAMRWGLPLALGGAVGNLVDRIRYGSVIDFIDFYVIRNGREIHWPTFNVADIAIVAGVLLMALDTFLSRKTRGGFGEPVPPAEPLTASPAPPAPLPPPGEA; from the coding sequence ATGACCGGACAAGACGCCGAGGAGAAGCGCGCGGAGGCGCCCCCGGACGACACCTACCGCCCCTCCATGCTCTTCCTCGCCGTGATCACGGTCGTGTCCGCCGCGGCCGATCTGGCCTCGAAGGGCTGGGCGAAGGCTGCGTTGTCCGGGGCAGACAAGGGTCGCCCGAAGAGCATCGAGGTGATCAAGGATCACTTCGACTTCATCTACACGCTGAACCCGGGCGGGGCCTGGAGCTTCCTCCGCAGCTTGCCCGAGAACCTCCGGCGCCCGTTTTTCCTCTTCGTCTCCTCGGCCGCCGTCGTCTTCATCGTCTCGGTCTATCGCCGCATCCACCGCGATCAGTGGGCCATGCGCTGGGGCCTGCCCCTCGCGCTCGGCGGCGCGGTCGGCAACCTCGTCGACCGCATCCGCTACGGCTCGGTCATCGACTTCATCGACTTCTACGTCATCCGGAACGGCCGCGAGATCCACTGGCCGACCTTCAACGTCGCCGACATCGCCATCGTCGCCGGCGTCCTGCTCATGGCCCTCGATACGTTCCTGTCGCGCAAGACGCGCGGGGGATTCGGCGAGCCTGTGCCGCCAGCCGAGCCCTTGACCGCGAGCCCCGCGCCGCCGGCGCCTCTGCCTCCGCCGGGAGAGGCGTGA
- the lspA gene encoding signal peptidase II, translating to MTEEKSEEQEAAQTAGEGSNEPSAEAPETGAGEAPKAAPPYRASYVFLGVVAIVTLALDLGSKWWAVQNLDKPFARVDLIKGYLALALAHNRGGAWGLLQNESENVRRPFFVLVSIVAIAFIVSLYRKLAPNQTALRWGLPLVLGGALGNLVDRIRYGHVIDFIDMYIGNGTGLDKLVEKISGPMREYHWPTYNIADIAIVAGVILMGVDMFTSRKKSAPPKKAEEASS from the coding sequence ATGACGGAAGAGAAATCCGAGGAGCAAGAGGCCGCCCAAACGGCGGGCGAGGGGTCGAACGAGCCGAGCGCGGAGGCCCCGGAGACCGGGGCGGGCGAGGCCCCGAAGGCCGCGCCGCCGTACCGCGCCTCGTACGTCTTCCTCGGCGTGGTCGCGATCGTCACCCTGGCGCTCGATCTCGGCAGCAAGTGGTGGGCGGTCCAGAACCTCGACAAGCCGTTCGCCCGCGTCGACCTCATCAAGGGCTACCTCGCGCTCGCGCTCGCGCACAACCGCGGCGGCGCCTGGGGCCTGCTCCAGAACGAGAGCGAGAACGTGCGCAGGCCGTTCTTCGTGCTCGTGTCGATCGTGGCGATCGCGTTCATCGTCTCGCTCTACCGCAAGCTCGCCCCGAACCAGACGGCGCTCCGGTGGGGCCTACCCCTCGTGCTCGGCGGCGCGCTCGGCAACCTCGTCGACCGCATCCGCTACGGGCACGTCATCGACTTCATCGACATGTACATCGGCAACGGCACGGGCCTCGACAAGCTGGTCGAGAAGATCTCAGGGCCGATGCGTGAGTACCACTGGCCCACGTACAACATCGCGGACATCGCGATCGTGGCCGGCGTCATCCTGATGGGCGTCGACATGTTCACGTCGCGCAAGAAGAGCGCGCCGCCGAAGAAGGCCGAAGAAGCCTCTTCCTGA
- a CDS encoding prolipoprotein diacylglyceryl transferase has protein sequence MRPELFRVFYLDIGFPAYFGLLLTGFLFATALGSMWARRIGQDPDVIVDLGLACLLMGVVGGRLLHVIADGYFWDYVHLCTDPTKVDWPYNEAQCAQLVPRGSGLNLFGWYPFGEEERVARGVWDATRGVCHPPARDCFAWAKFWQGGLAYYGGFIGSSLMAVYLLKRDRFPFWKAADMAGFAVPLGLGFGRMGCLLAGCCFGVRTDGPLGLAFPANSPASEAQWKLHELPGLNHVSHPVHPTQIYESAVSFAIAAFCLLYVHGRKRYDGQVFVAFLALYAVGRFVLEFWRADDRGGLFSLSTSQLIGLAICGLAFALHKQRTRASSATPPAPPPTNAATAS, from the coding sequence ATGCGACCCGAGCTCTTCCGCGTCTTTTACCTCGACATCGGGTTCCCGGCCTATTTCGGCCTGCTCCTCACGGGCTTCCTCTTCGCCACGGCCCTCGGATCCATGTGGGCGCGGCGAATCGGGCAGGATCCCGATGTCATCGTCGATCTCGGGCTCGCGTGTCTGCTCATGGGCGTCGTCGGCGGGCGCCTGCTCCACGTCATCGCGGACGGCTACTTCTGGGACTACGTGCACCTCTGCACGGACCCCACGAAGGTCGACTGGCCCTACAACGAGGCGCAGTGCGCGCAGCTCGTCCCGCGCGGCTCGGGGCTCAACCTCTTCGGCTGGTACCCCTTCGGCGAGGAAGAACGCGTCGCGCGTGGCGTTTGGGACGCGACACGCGGGGTCTGCCATCCGCCGGCGCGCGACTGCTTCGCGTGGGCGAAGTTCTGGCAGGGCGGGCTCGCGTATTACGGCGGGTTCATCGGCTCGTCGCTCATGGCGGTCTACCTGCTCAAGCGGGATCGGTTTCCCTTCTGGAAAGCCGCGGACATGGCCGGATTCGCCGTGCCGCTCGGGCTCGGGTTCGGGCGCATGGGCTGTCTGCTCGCAGGCTGCTGCTTCGGCGTCCGCACGGACGGTCCGCTCGGGCTCGCGTTCCCCGCGAACAGCCCGGCGAGCGAGGCGCAGTGGAAGCTCCACGAGCTGCCCGGCCTGAACCACGTCTCGCACCCCGTGCACCCGACGCAGATCTACGAGTCGGCCGTCTCGTTCGCGATCGCGGCCTTCTGCCTGCTCTACGTCCACGGTAGGAAGCGCTACGACGGCCAGGTCTTCGTCGCGTTCCTCGCGCTCTACGCCGTCGGCCGGTTCGTGCTCGAATTCTGGCGCGCCGACGATCGCGGCGGCCTCTTCAGCCTCTCGACCTCCCAGCTCATCGGCCTCGCGATCTGCGGGCTCGCCTTCGCCCTCCACAAGCAGCGCACCCGCGCCTCCTCGGCCACGCCGCCGGCTCCCCCGCCCACAAACGCCGCGACGGCGAGCTGA
- a CDS encoding helix-turn-helix domain-containing protein: MKATKGKARPAEDVIPEEAPAKPAEETPEESAAAPPGEAAADIAPVVSGNLKRLRTERGLSLEKLARASGVSRAMLGQIELGQSTPTISVLWKIARALDVPFSALINPESGPGAMVLPAARARVLRSVDGSFQSRALFPMDRPRSVEFYELRLAPHAEERADPHPPGTVENLVVNAGRCEMTIGAEKRMLGTGDAIVFEADVPHVYRNPDASDTIMYLVMTYAQRL; encoded by the coding sequence ATGAAAGCGACGAAGGGCAAGGCGCGGCCAGCAGAGGACGTCATCCCCGAGGAGGCGCCCGCAAAACCGGCCGAGGAGACGCCCGAGGAGAGCGCAGCCGCTCCGCCAGGAGAAGCCGCCGCCGACATCGCGCCCGTGGTCAGCGGCAACCTGAAGCGCCTGCGCACCGAGCGTGGTCTCTCCCTGGAGAAGCTCGCGCGCGCCTCAGGCGTGAGCCGCGCCATGCTCGGGCAGATCGAGCTCGGCCAGAGCACGCCAACGATCAGCGTGCTCTGGAAGATCGCACGCGCACTCGACGTGCCCTTCTCCGCGCTCATCAACCCCGAATCCGGCCCCGGCGCGATGGTCCTGCCCGCCGCACGCGCCCGCGTGTTACGCAGCGTCGACGGCTCCTTCCAATCCCGCGCACTCTTCCCCATGGACCGGCCGCGCAGCGTGGAGTTCTACGAGCTGCGTCTCGCCCCCCACGCCGAAGAGCGCGCCGACCCGCACCCACCAGGGACCGTCGAAAACCTCGTAGTAAACGCAGGCCGCTGCGAGATGACCATCGGCGCAGAAAAACGAATGCTCGGCACAGGCGACGCCATCGTCTTCGAAGCCGACGTGCCGCACGTGTACCGAAACCCCGACGCAAGCGACACGATCATGTACCTCGTCATGACGTACGCGCAGAGGCTCTAG
- the folD gene encoding bifunctional methylenetetrahydrofolate dehydrogenase/methenyltetrahydrofolate cyclohydrolase FolD: MSGALLDGKALAQKVRDEVREDVAQFVAKHGRPPGLDVILVGEHAASVVYTRNKEKASNEVGMRGRLHRLPAETSEAELLDRIAALNADETVDGILVQLPLPKHIREDLVIDAMSPAKDVDGFHPSNAGRLATGKASLVPCTPIGCMRLLAETGRSLEGARVVVVGRSNIVGKPMSMLLLGANATVTMAHSRTKDLPAVCREADVLIVAIGRARMVKGDWIKEGAVVIDVGMNRDEAGKLCGDVDTDSARARASFITPVPGGVGPMTIACLLQNTARAAWARTAGR; this comes from the coding sequence ATGAGTGGAGCCCTCCTCGACGGGAAAGCCCTGGCGCAAAAGGTGCGTGACGAGGTGCGCGAAGACGTCGCGCAGTTCGTCGCAAAGCACGGTCGTCCGCCCGGTCTCGACGTGATCCTCGTAGGCGAGCACGCGGCAAGCGTGGTCTACACGCGCAACAAGGAAAAAGCCTCGAACGAGGTCGGCATGCGAGGGCGGCTCCACCGGCTGCCCGCCGAGACGAGCGAAGCGGAGCTGCTCGATCGAATCGCCGCGTTGAACGCAGACGAGACCGTCGACGGGATCCTCGTGCAACTCCCGCTGCCGAAGCACATCCGCGAGGATCTCGTGATCGACGCAATGTCGCCAGCGAAGGACGTGGACGGCTTCCACCCGAGCAACGCAGGTCGGCTGGCCACGGGGAAGGCCTCGCTCGTGCCATGCACGCCCATAGGGTGCATGCGGCTGCTCGCAGAGACGGGTCGCTCCCTCGAAGGAGCACGCGTCGTCGTCGTGGGGCGAAGCAACATCGTGGGCAAACCGATGTCGATGCTGCTGCTCGGCGCCAACGCGACCGTGACAATGGCGCACTCACGAACGAAGGATCTCCCCGCCGTCTGTCGCGAGGCCGACGTGCTGATCGTCGCCATAGGCCGCGCGCGGATGGTGAAAGGCGACTGGATCAAAGAAGGCGCCGTCGTGATCGACGTGGGCATGAACCGCGACGAAGCCGGCAAGCTCTGCGGCGACGTAGACACAGACAGCGCCCGCGCCCGCGCCTCGTTCATCACGCCCGTGCCCGGCGGCGTCGGGCCGATGACCATCGCATGTCTGTTGCAGAACACGGCACGCGCGGCCTGGGCCCGGACAGCCGGTCGCTGA
- a CDS encoding thioredoxin domain-containing protein — MRARPLDAEVPVIRTCPSCQTKNRIPPDHLSDTGRCGACKAPLPPLAEALEVDAREFGDIVRTAKVPVLVDFWAPWCGPCRMATPEVARAASLRAGKAIVLKVNTDEHPELASRFGVRGIPHFVVLRGGEVIVSQAGLVRAAQLVAWIDRAGGTDPRRAHVA; from the coding sequence GTGCGCGCCCGTCCGCTCGACGCCGAGGTACCCGTGATCCGCACTTGTCCGTCTTGCCAGACGAAAAACCGCATTCCTCCTGATCATCTGAGCGACACCGGTCGCTGCGGCGCCTGCAAAGCGCCGTTGCCGCCGCTCGCGGAAGCGCTGGAGGTCGACGCCCGGGAGTTCGGGGACATCGTCCGGACCGCGAAGGTGCCGGTGCTCGTGGATTTCTGGGCGCCCTGGTGCGGCCCGTGCCGCATGGCGACGCCGGAGGTCGCCCGCGCCGCCTCCCTGCGCGCCGGAAAGGCGATCGTGCTCAAGGTGAACACCGACGAGCACCCCGAGCTCGCCAGTCGGTTCGGCGTCCGCGGGATCCCACATTTCGTGGTGCTCCGCGGAGGCGAGGTGATCGTGTCGCAAGCCGGGCTCGTCCGCGCCGCGCAGCTCGTCGCCTGGATCGACCGTGCGGGCGGAACCGATCCCCGGCGCGCACATGTGGCCTAG
- a CDS encoding DUF4329 domain-containing protein, translated as MGQKKAGGRMLGVAVLALLTTVILSGCAYETSEEETQETSDALYDSPQLTGSGVLALHAAQALTQANGNAWEYCGLVVRKANGEYRAGAPVTQNSQTSCSASISLSSGESVVGFYHTHPAGVEDEFSPEDIADAEAGNRMYFVACSDGCGYRYDPATNITWGLGCSF; from the coding sequence ATGGGACAGAAGAAGGCAGGCGGAAGAATGCTCGGTGTTGCTGTTTTGGCACTACTGACGACTGTAATCCTTTCAGGCTGTGCCTACGAAACGAGTGAGGAAGAGACGCAAGAGACCTCGGACGCGCTCTATGATTCCCCGCAGCTTACGGGCAGCGGTGTTCTCGCGTTGCACGCTGCGCAGGCTCTCACACAAGCAAATGGAAATGCGTGGGAGTACTGCGGTTTGGTCGTCCGGAAAGCCAACGGTGAGTACCGCGCTGGAGCCCCGGTGACACAGAATTCCCAGACATCCTGCTCGGCGAGCATTTCACTATCTTCGGGCGAAAGCGTCGTGGGCTTTTACCATACGCATCCTGCCGGGGTGGAGGATGAGTTTAGCCCCGAGGACATAGCTGACGCCGAAGCCGGCAATCGCATGTACTTCGTGGCATGCAGCGATGGCTGTGGCTATAGGTACGACCCCGCGACCAATATCACCTGGGGTCTCGGTTGCTCGTTCTGA
- a CDS encoding RNA polymerase sigma factor: protein MTHLDVCPESAKKPVPFPSPEALFARFYREYRPFVRSVLLKHGRVEPREVDDLVQEVFLVVWQRWDGLVGGEQARSWLFTVALYRASNHRKLARNRWEALTGELPEPLVHPRTTQAMDAARLLWKALRKLNTKLAAVLWAYEIEGRSMPQIARALRIRLKTAYARLRLARLRLAHCAPL, encoded by the coding sequence GTGACCCATCTAGACGTCTGCCCTGAATCCGCCAAGAAACCTGTCCCCTTTCCCTCCCCGGAGGCGCTTTTCGCGCGGTTTTACCGCGAATACCGGCCCTTCGTTCGTTCCGTCCTCCTCAAGCATGGCCGCGTGGAGCCGCGCGAGGTGGACGACCTCGTGCAGGAGGTCTTTCTCGTCGTCTGGCAACGGTGGGACGGCCTCGTGGGGGGCGAGCAAGCGCGGTCTTGGCTCTTCACGGTCGCGCTCTATCGCGCGTCGAACCATCGCAAGCTCGCGCGCAATCGCTGGGAAGCGCTCACGGGCGAGCTCCCTGAGCCCCTGGTCCACCCGCGAACGACGCAGGCCATGGACGCGGCCCGCCTGTTATGGAAGGCCCTTCGGAAGCTCAACACAAAGCTCGCGGCCGTGCTCTGGGCCTACGAAATCGAAGGCCGTTCGATGCCGCAGATTGCCCGCGCGCTCCGGATCCGCCTGAAGACCGCCTACGCCCGCCTGCGCCTCGCCCGGCTCCGCCTGGCGCACTGCGCCCCCCTCTGA
- a CDS encoding calcium-binding protein codes for MAYLLRFARLVLILVPVLSLGALGCVTEVTSGGGEGGGGEGGGGEGGSGEGGGGEGGGGEGGEGGESQVCAAYTGAGCTPGETDIFCSKCTIVEGCETIWVEPSPSFECPSTPLVLSFDGEAVEFAVDATCTFDLNGAASQVTDWPTSRTPWLAFDRDASGAIENGSELFGSMSPLSSGRTAPNGFIALRELDENHDGRIDANDPLFSRLLVWADRDADRRAAPAELRGAGAVEIESISLDYVSVPRCDARGNCEVERAPFVYRDAAGALRTGTVIDVHLPSQR; via the coding sequence ATGGCTTATCTGCTTCGATTCGCTCGTCTCGTGCTGATCCTCGTCCCCGTCCTTTCGCTCGGAGCTCTGGGATGCGTGACAGAGGTCACCTCCGGCGGCGGGGAAGGCGGCGGCGGGGAAGGCGGCGGCGGGGAAGGCGGTAGCGGGGAAGGCGGCGGCGGGGAAGGCGGCGGCGGGGAAGGCGGCGAAGGCGGCGAATCCCAGGTCTGCGCGGCGTATACGGGCGCCGGCTGCACGCCTGGCGAGACAGACATATTCTGTAGTAAGTGCACGATCGTCGAAGGGTGTGAGACGATCTGGGTGGAGCCGTCGCCCTCGTTCGAGTGCCCCAGCACGCCGCTCGTGCTCTCCTTCGACGGGGAAGCCGTCGAATTCGCCGTCGACGCGACCTGCACGTTCGACCTGAATGGCGCCGCGAGCCAGGTCACGGATTGGCCCACGTCGCGCACGCCGTGGCTCGCCTTCGATCGGGACGCGAGCGGCGCCATCGAGAATGGCTCCGAGCTCTTCGGCTCGATGTCCCCGCTCTCGAGCGGCCGCACCGCGCCCAACGGCTTCATCGCGCTGCGCGAGCTCGACGAGAATCACGACGGGCGTATCGACGCGAACGACCCGCTCTTCTCGCGCCTGCTCGTCTGGGCCGATCGCGACGCGGATCGACGCGCCGCGCCGGCCGAGCTCCGGGGCGCGGGCGCCGTCGAGATCGAGTCGATCAGCCTCGATTACGTGTCCGTACCTCGCTGCGACGCGCGCGGCAATTGCGAGGTCGAGCGCGCCCCGTTCGTCTATCGCGACGCCGCAGGCGCTCTGCGCACCGGGACGGTGATCGACGTCCACCTGCCGTCGCAGCGCTGA
- a CDS encoding cytochrome P450 yields the protein MPANPKLPRVPIPGPRALPVLGESGNSFRFFSKPVTSLLALHRRHGDIAAITGGSPAMVCAFGAEHNRAVLGDDSTFLSHGEPPFPLPEDSALGRMLRENMMSKNGQDHRRLRRMLMPAFQKARILAYRDDIVAVTEASLRRVVPGGVVDASRVMLDLMLGVIMRCLFGVDVSAGGDPLGSLSIALLEGFLSPANLILPYDVPGTPYRKLLRDAKRLEERLLALIEERRATSDGRDMFSALIHAHDEDGSRLSDVELVAQSILVYIAAYETTAQSLSWALLLLALHPEILYDLEDEIDAVLRGETPTAEHAASMPLLDAVLKESARILPATPICSFRLVGEQATLGKYTLPKGSRILLSPLVTHRMGDVFPEPARFLPGRWSRITPTPFEYLPFGAGPRMCIGHGFANLAMRLILPMALQRFRFALRPDTEISLQLKGISGAPKNGLPMDVTTRRAPRPRNTRRPEPKGEIRTLVDLS from the coding sequence ATGCCTGCCAACCCCAAGCTCCCTCGCGTTCCCATCCCCGGTCCGCGCGCGCTTCCGGTCCTCGGCGAGAGCGGCAATTCGTTCCGGTTCTTCAGCAAGCCGGTGACCTCGCTGCTCGCGCTCCATCGGCGTCATGGCGACATCGCGGCGATCACGGGAGGCAGCCCCGCGATGGTCTGCGCGTTCGGCGCCGAGCACAACCGCGCGGTCCTCGGCGACGACAGCACGTTCCTCTCGCACGGCGAGCCGCCGTTCCCGCTGCCCGAGGACAGCGCGCTCGGGCGCATGTTGCGGGAAAACATGATGAGCAAGAACGGCCAGGATCACCGCCGCTTGCGCCGGATGCTCATGCCCGCGTTCCAGAAAGCGCGGATCCTGGCCTACCGAGACGATATCGTCGCGGTCACCGAGGCGTCCCTCCGCCGCGTGGTGCCGGGCGGGGTCGTGGACGCCTCGCGCGTGATGCTGGACCTGATGCTCGGCGTCATCATGCGCTGCCTCTTCGGCGTCGATGTGTCGGCCGGCGGGGATCCCCTCGGCTCGCTGTCGATCGCGCTGCTCGAAGGGTTCCTCTCCCCCGCCAACTTGATCCTGCCCTACGACGTGCCCGGCACGCCGTACAGGAAGCTCTTGCGTGACGCGAAGCGCCTGGAAGAGCGGCTCCTCGCGCTCATCGAGGAGCGGCGCGCGACGAGCGACGGGCGGGACATGTTCTCGGCGCTGATCCACGCGCACGACGAGGATGGTTCGCGGCTCAGCGACGTCGAGCTCGTCGCGCAGAGCATCCTCGTCTACATCGCGGCTTACGAGACGACGGCGCAGTCGCTCTCCTGGGCGCTGCTGCTCCTCGCGCTGCACCCCGAGATCCTGTACGACCTCGAAGACGAGATCGACGCCGTGCTGCGCGGCGAGACGCCGACGGCCGAGCACGCGGCGTCCATGCCGCTGCTCGACGCGGTCCTCAAGGAGTCCGCGCGGATCCTCCCGGCGACGCCCATCTGCTCGTTCCGCCTCGTCGGGGAGCAGGCGACGCTCGGGAAATACACGCTCCCGAAGGGATCCCGGATCCTCTTGAGCCCGCTCGTCACGCACCGGATGGGCGACGTCTTCCCCGAGCCCGCGCGTTTCTTGCCGGGTCGATGGAGCCGCATCACGCCGACGCCCTTCGAGTACCTGCCCTTCGGGGCGGGGCCGCGGATGTGCATCGGCCACGGCTTCGCCAACCTGGCCATGCGCCTGATCCTGCCGATGGCGTTGCAACGATTCCGGTTCGCGCTCCGGCCGGACACCGAGATCTCCTTGCAGCTCAAAGGGATCTCCGGCGCGCCGAAGAACGGGCTGCCGATGGACGTCACGACGCGCCGCGCGCCGCGGCCGCGGAACACGCGACGGCCAGAGCCGAAGGGTGAGATCCGCACGCTCGTCGATCTCTCGTGA